In Callithrix jacchus isolate 240 chromosome 18, calJac240_pri, whole genome shotgun sequence, one DNA window encodes the following:
- the LOC100413399 gene encoding uncharacterized protein LOC100413399, translated as MSSQQQKQPCAPPPQLQQQQVKQPCQPPPQEPSIPKTKEPCHPKVPEPCQPKVPEPCHPKLPEPCQPKVPEPCPTKLPEPCPSTVTPAPAQQKTTQK; from the coding sequence ATGAGCTCCCAGCAGCAGAAGCAGCCCTGCGCCCCACCCCCTCAGCTCCAGCAACAGCAGGTGAAACAGCCTTGCCAGCCTCCACCCCAGGAACCAAGTATCCCCAAAACCAAGGAGCCTTGCCACCCCAAAGTGCCTGAGCCCTGCCAGCCCAAGGTTCCAGAGCCCTGCCACCCTAAGTTGCCTGAGCCCTGCCAGCCCAAGGTTCCAGAGCCCTGCCCCACCAAGCTGCCTGAGCCCTGCCCTTCAACAGTCACTCCAGCACCAGCCCAGCAGAAGACCACACAGAAGTAA